The following nucleotide sequence is from Barnesiella viscericola DSM 18177.
GGATAAGATCATTACAAAAACATTCGATAAGCGGATAGTGCAAATTGGAGCAAACGCCACCATCGGATATGGATATTGTCAATTTATTAAAATCAAGGAGGCATGACTATGAACAAGAAACGAATGGCCAAGATGATGCAGCTGGCCAATCAGGCTCTGAACGACAGTGGTATATTGCAGCAGGATAAAGACGGTCCTTTTATTGAAGATTCGTACAATGGTCAGACATCGGCTTTCGGCATTACGGTGCTTATGAGTGGCTTGATACCGGCATTGGCAATTTATTATCAGGAGGCAAGCGATACCCGAAAAATCAATCGCCGTAACATTTTGGAAGCGATAG
It contains:
- a CDS encoding type III-B CRISPR module-associated protein Cmr5, yielding MNKKRMAKMMQLANQALNDSGILQQDKDGPFIEDSYNGQTSAFGITVLMSGLIPALAIYYQEASDTRKINRRNILEAIGKMIENDKEVSIQIKDQPLNQKVKGADTLLRTAFTCANDKKILKQLSTEVLECATALKQVIRTYKLKK